Proteins from a single region of Macaca thibetana thibetana isolate TM-01 chromosome 4, ASM2454274v1, whole genome shotgun sequence:
- the LOC126953521 gene encoding histone H2A type 1, with translation MSGRGKQGGKARAKAKTRSSRAGLQFPVGRVHRLLRKGNYAERVGAGAPVYLAAVLEYLTAEILELAGNAARDNKKTRIIPRHLQLAIRNDEELNKLLGKVTIAQGGVLPNIQAVLLPKKTESHHKAKGK, from the coding sequence ATGTCTGGGCGTGGTAAGCAGGGAGGCAAAGCTCGCGCCAAGGCCAAGACCCGCTCTTCTCGGGCCGGGCTTCAGTTTCCCGTGGGCCGAGTGCACCGCCTGCTCCGCAAAGGCAACTATGCCGAGCGGGTCGGGGCTGGGGCACCGGTGTACCTGGCTGCGGTGCTGGAGTACCTGACCGCCGAGATCCTGGAGCTGGCTGGCAACGCGGCCCGCGACAACAAGAAGACTCGCATCATCCCGCGTCACCTCCAGCTGGCCATCCGCAACGACGAGGAGCTCAACAAACTGCTGGGCAAAGTCACCATCGCACAGGGTGGTGTTCTGCCCAACATCCAGGCCGTGCTGCTGCCAAAGAAGACCGAGAGCCACCACAAGGCGAAGGGCAAGTAG
- the LOC126953516 gene encoding histone H3.1 produces the protein MARTKQTARKSTGGKAPRKQLATKAARKSAPATGGVKKPHRYRPGTVALREIRRYQKSTELLIRKLPFQRLVREIAQDFKTDLRFQSSAVMALQEACEAYLVGLFEDTNLCAIHAKRVTIMPKDIQLARRIRGERA, from the coding sequence ATGGCGCGTACAAAGCAGACTGCTCGTAAGTCCACCGGCGGCAAGGCTCCGCGCAAGCAGCTGGCTACGAAGGCGGCTCGGAAGAGCGCTCCGGCCACTGGCGGCGTCAAGAAGCCCCATCGCTACcggcctggtacagtggctctCCGCGAGATCCGCCGCTACCAGAAGTCCACCGAGCTGCTGATCAGAAAGTTGCCTTTTCAGCGTCTGGTGCGAGAGATAGCGCAGGACTTTAAGACCGACCTGCGCTTTCAGAGCTCGGCGGTGATGGCGCTGCAAGAGGCATGCGAGGCCTACCTGGTGGGGCTCTTTGAGGACACCAACCTGTGCGCCATCCACGCCAAGAGGGTGACTATCATGCCCAAGGATATCCAGCTCGCACGTCGTATCCGCGGCGAGAGGGCTTGA